The bacterium nucleotide sequence CGCGCTCCGCGTCCGTCAGCGTCACCGCTGCGCGTGGTCGTCCTCTCTGCCCCATCGTCTGCCCTCCATTCTACTCTGGGAAGACCGACTCCTGAACACTTCAATTAATTCGAGATGGAACTTCTGAAACAGGACACTAGATCAATCCGTGTCCTTTCAAGGTCTCGTGGGTGGCGGAGGAACACCGGTGACTGCGAACTCACCCGTCCTCCAGCGATAGCCACAGATTCCGCACGACCGGCGATCAGTCGCAAACGCGCGGTCGGGTAGCGGCAAGAACATCGAAAGCACCAGCCGCAACAGTCGAAATGGCCAAGCGGGTCGACTGGTGTTGACCAGGGATCCCTCGCACACCGGGCAGCGCTCGTCGGGTTCGTGTTCGCGCCAGTCGAGGGGGCTCT carries:
- a CDS encoding DUF2007 domain-containing protein: MEDSLTTVAEFDSAMEAGLAKARLEANGVQAFLSNETVGEYPSGAGAIALKVSESDLSRAIALLRGEEQEEEGIESPLDWREHEPDERCPVCEGSLVNTSRPAWPFRLLRLVLSMFLPLPDRAFATDRRSCGICGYRWRTGEFAVTGVPPPPTRP